The following are encoded in a window of Rosa chinensis cultivar Old Blush chromosome 4, RchiOBHm-V2, whole genome shotgun sequence genomic DNA:
- the LOC112200527 gene encoding galactolipase DONGLE, chloroplastic: MASMNIHMPNTNLNHVAFSETTRPLRSVCIGQVCLPKRSKLATASPTKQTVVASPVAIEVAARASSGSSTSTTSLSHSWREIQGSDNWENLVDPLHPLLRQEIIRYGDFVKACYSAFDLDPNSKRYLNCKYSKRNMMREIGMESSGYEVTKYIYATPDINIPIQNGESCGRWIGYVAVATDEAVKRLGRRDIIITFRGTVTNPEWVANLMSSLTPARLDPHNERPDVKVESGFLSLYTSDESDSRFGLGSCREQLLSEVSRLLNKYKGEELSITLAGHSMGSSLALLLAYDITELGLNRVNSSMKTPVTVFSFGGPRVGNPGFKMRCEELGVKVLRIVNVNDPITKMPGMVFNHENFRVLGSERLSFEFPWSCSCYAHVGVELVLDFFNVQNPSCVHDLGTYISLLKCPKRPSMEIQRDNQGGDFVNKAKVLLSNIISAQNLNLQLPIPWRSSSTTAESNMVNLQVQSQRT; this comes from the coding sequence ATGGCTTCCATGAACATTCACATGCCCAACACAAACTTAAACCATGTTGCATTTTCCGAAACCACTCGGCCGCTGCGGTCGGTTTGTATCGGGCAGGTTTGTCTGCCCAAACGAAGCAAATTAGCAACAGCTTCTCCTACAAAACAAACGGTCGTCGCATCTCCGGTGGCCATTGAAGTAGCAGCTAGAGCTAGCTCTGGTTCTAGTACTAGTACTACTTCTTTGTCTCATTCGTGGAGAGAGATTCAAGGCTCCGACAACTGGGAAAATCTAGTAGACCCATTGCACCCTCTTCTCCGGCAAGAAATAATCCGGTACGGCGACTTTGTAAAGGCGTGTTACAGCGCTTTCGACCTGGACCCCAATTCGAAACGCTACCTCAACTGCAAGTACAGCAAGAGAAACATGATGAGAGAGATTGGGATGGAGAGCAGCGGCTATGAAGTCACCAAGTACATCTATGCTACCCCCGACATCAACATTCCCATCCAAAACGGCGAGTCGTGCGGACGCTGGATCGGATATGTGGCCGTTGCCACTGACGAAGCGGTGAAGCGGCTAGGAAGGAGAGATATTATCATCACCTTCCGAGGCACGGTTACAAACCCTGAGTGGGTGGCAAACCTAATGAGCTCCCTCACTCCGGCAAGGCTTGATCCTCATAATGAACGGCCTGATGTGAAAGTAGAGTCTGGGTTTCTGAGCTTGTACACGTCCGATGAAAGCGACAGTAGGTTCGGGCTAGGAAGTTGCCGGGAGCAGCTTCTTTCCGAAGTGTCGAGGCTACTAAACAAGTACAAAGGCGAGGAGTTAAGCATAACCTTAGCAGGACACAGCATGGGAAGTTCTCTGGCTCTTCTTCTCGCTTACGACATCACGGAGCTAGGGTTGAATCGTGTCAATTCGAGCATGAAAACACCCGTCACCGTGTTTTCCTTCGGAGGCCCCAGAGTTGGGAACCCCGGGTTCAAGATGCGATGTGAAGAGTTGGGTGTCAAAGTGTTGAGGATAGTAAACGTGAACGATCCGATCACAAAGATGCCCGGAATGGTGTTCAATCATgagaattttagggttttgggcagTGAGCGATTGTCATTTGAGTTTCCTTGGAGTTGCTCCTGTTATGCACATGTTGGTGTTGAATTGGTGCTTGATTTCTTCAACGTGCAAAACCCTTCGTGTGTTCATGATCTGGGGACTTATATCAGCTTGCTCAAATGCCCCAAGAGACCATCAATGGAGATTCAAAGAGATAATCAAGGTGGGGATTTTGTGAACAAGGCAAAAGTATTGCTCTCGAATATAATTAGTGCGCAAAATTTGAACCTGCAGCTACCAATCCCATGGAGAAGTAGTAGTACTACTGCTGAAAGCAATATGGTGAATCTGCAGGTTCAATCACAAAGAACATAA